In one Candidatus Zixiibacteriota bacterium genomic region, the following are encoded:
- the fliS gene encoding flagellar export chaperone FliS: protein MNKQLASYQKAQVSGASQRDLIVMCYKGGIKYLVDARQKLEAGDINGFSDLIEKAHRVIFHLYTTLDMEKGGEIAERLGDLYVYIINQLYLLNATKKQELFEGLIKVMTTLKEGWENLDSRALQGEFEGKSAPGTAAPQVVSVQI, encoded by the coding sequence ATGAACAAGCAACTCGCAAGCTATCAAAAGGCGCAGGTGTCCGGGGCCAGTCAGCGGGACCTGATCGTGATGTGCTACAAGGGCGGCATCAAGTATCTCGTCGACGCGCGCCAGAAGCTGGAAGCGGGGGACATTAACGGCTTCTCCGACCTGATCGAGAAGGCGCACCGGGTGATCTTCCACCTCTATACGACGCTCGACATGGAGAAAGGCGGGGAGATCGCCGAACGGTTGGGGGATCTCTACGTGTACATAATCAACCAGCTCTATCTCTTGAACGCCACCAAGAAGCAGGAGCTGTTTGAAGGGCTGATCAAGGTGATGACAACCTTGAAGGAGGGCTGGGAGAATCTCGACTCCCGGGCGCTTCAAGGCGAATTCGAAGGCAAGAGCGCGCCGGGTACGGCCGCACCGCAGGTGGTTTCGGTACAAATCTGA
- a CDS encoding HDOD domain-containing protein: MLTEQTISPEEKLRRRLSSITNLPTPPVVFNQITRIINNPKTSVNEIASIMSEDAAMSAKVLRLSNSAFYGARSEITGIKQAVLVLGLEAIKSLVLSSSVFDMFKSHKLDPEYQENYWRHSLATALAGRIVARYTRQARGIDPEVAFSAGLLHDIGKLISCCFLQEEHKLIAAYLKENRVSDYQAEMAAVGHAHTLVGRMLAASWRLPQPIQRAIEFHHFPFHDDQESRSYSLTIHVANYVAKRAFVPRLPEIDGWDFVQAEVLAELEITEEILQAFCEKLLEEYTHSSTFMQLALAS, encoded by the coding sequence ATGTTGACCGAACAGACGATTTCTCCCGAGGAAAAACTGCGGCGCCGGCTGTCGAGCATCACGAATCTGCCCACGCCGCCGGTCGTATTCAATCAAATCACGCGGATCATCAACAACCCGAAGACTTCGGTGAACGAGATCGCGTCGATCATGTCGGAAGATGCCGCGATGAGCGCCAAGGTGTTGCGGCTCTCGAATTCGGCGTTTTACGGCGCCCGCAGCGAGATCACCGGCATCAAGCAGGCGGTGCTGGTGCTGGGGCTGGAAGCGATCAAGTCGCTGGTGCTGTCATCCTCCGTGTTCGACATGTTCAAATCGCACAAGCTCGATCCAGAGTATCAGGAAAACTACTGGCGCCACTCGCTGGCGACGGCGCTGGCGGGCCGGATTGTCGCCAGGTACACGCGGCAGGCGCGCGGCATCGACCCGGAGGTTGCGTTCTCGGCCGGACTGCTGCACGATATTGGCAAGCTGATTTCCTGCTGCTTCCTGCAGGAAGAGCACAAGTTGATTGCCGCGTACCTAAAGGAAAACCGCGTGTCGGATTACCAGGCGGAAATGGCCGCCGTCGGGCACGCGCATACGCTGGTGGGGCGGATGCTGGCTGCCAGCTGGCGGCTGCCGCAGCCGATTCAACGCGCCATCGAATTTCACCATTTCCCCTTCCACGACGACCAGGAATCGCGCAGTTATTCACTGACGATCCACGTCGCCAACTATGTGGCCAAGCGCGCTTTTGTGCCGCGTCTGCCGGAAATCGACGGTTGGGATTTTGTCCAGGCCGAGGTGCTGGCGGAACTGGAAATCACCGAAGAGATTCTGCAGGCCTTTTGCGAGAAGCTGCTCGAAGAATACACGCACAGCAGCACGTTCATGCAGTTGGCGCTGGCATCATAG